The nucleotide sequence TTCTTAGGTGGAGCAGGAGTGTCGAGTACTGCTACAGCTTCTCCAGCTGCTTGCTTTGATTCTTCATTTGCTGGTGCCGCAACTGTAGGCTCTATATCTTCTCCTTGAGCTCCTATGTAGCCGATTGGTTTTCCCACAGGCACAACCTCATCTGTTTGTGCTGCAATATTGATTAGAAATCCATCTTCAGGGGCTTCAATATCTTTTTCGATTTTATCTGAACTAATAACGGCAACAGGCTCGTTCTTTAAGACTTCTTCATTCTCTTGTTTCAGCCATTCGATTATTGTCCCTTCCTTCATGCTCATACCAAGCTTTGGCATAATGATTTGGGTTGCCATTTTGATTGCTCCTTTCAGATGATAATTAGAAGAAGAGCGTGGGGGAGAAGCACGCTCTTCTTTTTCTCTTAAACGGCCATCGTTTCATCACCGATGATTTCACCGACAACGGCGATCACTTTTTCTTTTGAAGGTAAATAGAGATCTTCTAATGCAGGTGAGAATGGAACAGGTGTATGTGGTGAAGTAATCATCTTAATTGGTGCATCTAAGTAATCAAATCCTTTATCAGCAACCATTGCAGCAATATCTGTAGCTGCACTGCATCGTGGTGTCGCTTCATCTAGAACAATTAAGCGTTCTGTTTTCATGACTGACTGAAGGATTGTTTCTTCATCTAATGGTGAAAGTGTACGAGGGTCGACAACTTCAACACTTATTCCTTTCGCCTCTAGGGCTTGGGCCGCATCGAGTGCGGTATGAACCATTTTTCCAATCGCGACAATTGTTAAATCCTCGCCTTCTCGCTTAATATCAGCTTGTCCGAATGGGATACGGTAGTCTCCCTCAGGTACTTCTCCTTTAAGCGTGTAAAGAGTTTTATCTTCAGAGAAAATAACTGGATCATCATCAAAAATCGATGTCATAAGCAGACCTTTTGCATCAGCAGGTGTTGAAGGTACGACTACTTTGATGCCAGGGATATGGGTGAATACACCATACAAGCTTTGAGAGTGTTGGGCAGCGGCGCGAAAGCCTGCGCCATGCGTCGTTCTGACGGTAAGCGGTACTTTTGCCTTTCCACCGAACATATAACGAAGCTTTGCACCTTGGTTCATCACTTCATCTAGACAGCTGCCGATGAAATCATTGAACATTAACTCTGCGATCGGGCGCATCCCAGTTGCAGCAGCTGATACGGCTGCACCCATGTAGCCTGCTTCTGCAATCGGAGTATCAAGGATACGGTTTCTGCCAAACTCTGTAACGAGTCCTTTCGTAACACCGAGAACACCGCCCCATGCTTCATCATCTTGTAAGTGGTCTACTGATGCGCCACCAGCTACATCTTCACCGAGTAAAATAACATCCTCATCCTGTCGCATCGCTAATTTCATCGCTTCATTAATGGAATCTGCAAAAGAAAGTTGTCTTGTCAAAAGAACCACTCCTTCCATAAATTTTGTTTAACACTTATTTATAAGAGACATAGACATCTGTATACAGCTCTTCAGGGGATGGATCAGGACTGCTTTCTGCGAATTCGACTGCTTTCTCTACCGCTGTTTCAACGTTGTTGTCAATGTCAGAAAGCTCATTTTCACTTACGAGAGATTGATTGATGACAAATTTACGGAAAAGCTCAATCGCATCAAGTTCACTTGTATGTTCCGTTTGTTCTTCGTCTGTTTTGTAAGTTTGCGCATCGCCTTCAAAGTGACCATAATTTCGGAATGTCTTACATTCAATTAGTGTTGGCCCTTTCCCAGCCCGAGCTCGCTCAATTGCTCGTTGGGCTGCTTCATAGACAGCGACGACATCTTTTCCATCGACAATTTCACCTGGAATGTTGTAAGCAGCCGCTCTGTCTGCAATGTTTTCGCAGGATGAAGCATAATTGAAAGGAGTTGCCTCTCCATATCCGTTGTTTTCAGCAATAAAAATAACAGGTAGGTTCCAAATAGCGGCTTGGTTAATGCCTTCATGGAAGGTGCCGTGATTATTTGCCCCATCACCAAAGAAGCACACAGAAACACCGCCTGTTTGTTTTAACTTTGCGGTTAGACCTGCACCAGTTGCTAATGGAAAGCCACCACCGACAATCCCGTTTGCTCCAAGCATCCCTTTTTCAACATCGGCAATATGCATGGACCCACCTTTTCCATTACAGAGTCCTGTGCTTTTCCCATATATTTCTGCCATCATTCCGCTTAAGTCGCACCCTTTAGCAATACAGTGGCCGTGTCCGCGATGGGTACTTGTAATCGCATCTTTATTGTCAAGGTGGGCACAGACACCGACCGCAATCGCTTCTTCACCTGCATACAAGTGAACGAACCCTGGAAGAATGCCTGTGCTGAACTTCTCGTGAACCTTGTCTTCAAAACGACGTATTTCGCACATCTTTTCATACATCCATTTCGCCTTTTCTGTTGTCAATGCCGGCTTCTCAACTGGTTGTGATAATGCCATTCATTATGTCCTCCTTTAGCAAATGTTTTCATTTAGTAGAAGTTTGGGAAGGGGAAAAGTAGTGTTTTTCACCTTTGTCCTTAATAATGCAATTTCCGTGCCAAAACAGAAAACGCTTACATAACGGAATTTTCAGACAAAATGAATGGTTTGAGGTGAAACAATTTGCATCACTGTGTCAATTTGTTTCATATTGTTTCAAAGACTAGAGCTTATATTTCTTCATTTTACGATATAAAGTGCTTCTAGAAATATTTAAAGACTGTGCTGTATTTGTAATGTTTCCATCTTGATGATGAAGAGCTGAGATGATTTTCTCTTTTTCACGCTGTTCTCGATAATTAAGCTGGATTGATTGCTGTTGTTCAGATGCCGACATACTATTAGCGGGTGTGAATAAAACAGATTGGAGGTCGAGATTAACAAGTAGATCATTCTCATACAGCACTCTCAGCCGATTAAGCACAGTAAAAAGCTCACGCACGTTGCCCGGCCAGTGATAGTCTTTAAATTGAGCAAGAAGCTTAGGTGGAAAATGCACCTTCCAGCCATGCTTGGAGCAATAATAATTAATAAAGTCGGATATATCCGCTTGTCGGTCTCTAAGCGCAGGAATTTGAATCGGAAATCCATAGATACGGTAGAAAAAATCTTCCCGAATTATCCCTTCATTTACAAGTGTCTGCAAATTTTTATGAGTAGCTGTGATGAGCCGAATATTCAAAGGAACCCCATTCGTAGCTCCGACGGGAATGACTTCTTTTTCTTGTAACACGCGTAGAAGGGCAACTTGCATATCATGTGGGATTTCCCCAATTTCATCGAGAAAAATTGTTCCGTAATTGGCTTGTTCAAGCTTGCCCATATGTCCATTTCGTTTAGCTCCTGTAAAGGCCCCAGGTGCGTAGCCGAACAATTCGCTTTGGAGTAAGTTATCTTTGATTGCTCCACAGTTTACGGCTATAAATGGTTCGTTTCGGCGTGGACTGTTCTCATGGATT is from Bacillus tianshenii and encodes:
- a CDS encoding thiamine pyrophosphate-dependent dehydrogenase E1 component subunit alpha gives rise to the protein MALSQPVEKPALTTEKAKWMYEKMCEIRRFEDKVHEKFSTGILPGFVHLYAGEEAIAVGVCAHLDNKDAITSTHRGHGHCIAKGCDLSGMMAEIYGKSTGLCNGKGGSMHIADVEKGMLGANGIVGGGFPLATGAGLTAKLKQTGGVSVCFFGDGANNHGTFHEGINQAAIWNLPVIFIAENNGYGEATPFNYASSCENIADRAAAYNIPGEIVDGKDVVAVYEAAQRAIERARAGKGPTLIECKTFRNYGHFEGDAQTYKTDEEQTEHTSELDAIELFRKFVINQSLVSENELSDIDNNVETAVEKAVEFAESSPDPSPEELYTDVYVSYK
- a CDS encoding alpha-ketoacid dehydrogenase subunit beta, giving the protein MTRQLSFADSINEAMKLAMRQDEDVILLGEDVAGGASVDHLQDDEAWGGVLGVTKGLVTEFGRNRILDTPIAEAGYMGAAVSAAATGMRPIAELMFNDFIGSCLDEVMNQGAKLRYMFGGKAKVPLTVRTTHGAGFRAAAQHSQSLYGVFTHIPGIKVVVPSTPADAKGLLMTSIFDDDPVIFSEDKTLYTLKGEVPEGDYRIPFGQADIKREGEDLTIVAIGKMVHTALDAAQALEAKGISVEVVDPRTLSPLDEETILQSVMKTERLIVLDEATPRCSAATDIAAMVADKGFDYLDAPIKMITSPHTPVPFSPALEDLYLPSKEKVIAVVGEIIGDETMAV
- a CDS encoding sigma 54-interacting transcriptional regulator, with product MTYIEHAHLSQCPTLLCNYKERILYTNEQCKELLPVNENLSIDQLPNNKTEIQSRTPLYSSRHNRIIGYFVELNVKARPLSPTPISTFHFKGVIGSTPSFLHTLKHTEKVAKTEIEVHLHGETGTGKEILARAIHENSPRRNEPFIAVNCGAIKDNLLQSELFGYAPGAFTGAKRNGHMGKLEQANYGTIFLDEIGEIPHDMQVALLRVLQEKEVIPVGATNGVPLNIRLITATHKNLQTLVNEGIIREDFFYRIYGFPIQIPALRDRQADISDFINYYCSKHGWKVHFPPKLLAQFKDYHWPGNVRELFTVLNRLRVLYENDLLVNLDLQSVLFTPANSMSASEQQQSIQLNYREQREKEKIISALHHQDGNITNTAQSLNISRSTLYRKMKKYKL